A single region of the Pseudomonas granadensis genome encodes:
- a CDS encoding ATPase — MSMRNDAHDDDFDNVPSLRADPFDDDDIPTTARTSVHSRTPSVVKVKAASTGPLWALVGALFFAFIGLAWWSFQQISLMEQQLVATQESFARISEEAAGRLQDISGKVVASQSNVSSDSEALKLQIKQLEGKLLDQSKQQQGVAGQASDLDKRLAQMTAQTSELQTANSQLQAQVKTLSTELATLKSTPADTSKLDAELKAFDAQFKSLGADIVALKKQGNPSAAIDRLEQEIVVLKSEQDNRPATPQGGGNTAEFDAFRAQMTRNLNTLQAQIQNLQQQINARP, encoded by the coding sequence ATGTCCATGCGTAACGATGCTCACGACGACGATTTCGATAACGTGCCCAGCCTGCGCGCCGACCCCTTCGACGACGATGACATTCCCACCACCGCCCGCACCTCCGTGCACTCGCGCACGCCGTCGGTGGTCAAGGTCAAGGCGGCCAGCACCGGGCCTTTGTGGGCGTTGGTCGGCGCATTGTTCTTTGCCTTTATCGGTCTGGCCTGGTGGAGTTTCCAGCAGATCTCCTTGATGGAGCAGCAACTGGTCGCGACCCAGGAAAGCTTCGCGCGGATCAGCGAAGAAGCGGCCGGGCGCCTGCAGGACATTTCCGGCAAGGTCGTAGCCAGCCAGTCCAACGTCAGCAGCGACAGCGAAGCGCTGAAGCTGCAAATCAAGCAACTGGAAGGCAAGTTGCTCGATCAGAGCAAACAGCAGCAAGGCGTCGCCGGGCAGGCCAGCGATCTGGACAAGCGTCTGGCGCAGATGACCGCGCAGACCAGCGAACTGCAGACCGCCAACAGCCAGTTGCAGGCGCAGGTGAAAACCTTGAGCACCGAACTGGCGACGCTGAAAAGCACACCGGCTGACACCAGCAAGCTCGACGCGGAATTGAAAGCGTTCGATGCGCAGTTCAAGAGCCTCGGCGCCGATATCGTGGCCTTGAAGAAACAGGGCAACCCGAGCGCAGCCATCGATCGACTCGAGCAGGAAATCGTTGTGCTCAAAAGCGAGCAGGACAATCGCCCGGCAACCCCACAGGGTGGCGGCAACACCGCTGAGTTCGACGCCTTCCGCGCGCAGATGACGCGCAACCTCAACACGCTGCAGGCGCAGATCCAGAACCTGCAACAGCAGATCAACGCGCGACCTTGA
- a CDS encoding cache domain-containing protein: MGFLHKLAWLGVMLLAGLSQASAATDGKDDSQAAVALLEKALAYYHDNGDKAFAAFSRQGEFVDKDRYVFVVDTKGVMLASGGPSAALIGRDVSEVLGPDLQKAFKDALKVPEGNGIQQAEYRWQNWADGKVERKHVFYQRVGQRILAVGYYLPRASAEQAKALLDKAATDLGKDEKGTLTAVNSLKGGYLQDDLYVFVVDLNTRRYVAHGTNLRLINTDFTKVKDPEGKPVGEPILALIGKQDEGEYEYRWKNPVTGKVEDKHAYLKKVGHFLVAVGYYSP, from the coding sequence ATGGGGTTTTTGCATAAACTGGCCTGGCTCGGCGTGATGCTATTGGCCGGTCTCAGCCAGGCCAGCGCCGCGACCGATGGCAAGGATGACAGTCAGGCCGCCGTCGCCCTGCTGGAAAAAGCCCTGGCTTATTACCACGACAACGGCGACAAGGCGTTTGCCGCCTTCAGCCGGCAGGGTGAGTTTGTCGACAAGGACCGCTACGTCTTCGTGGTCGATACCAAGGGCGTGATGCTCGCCAGCGGTGGGCCTTCAGCCGCACTGATCGGGCGCGACGTCAGCGAAGTGCTTGGTCCGGATTTGCAGAAAGCCTTCAAGGACGCCCTGAAAGTCCCGGAGGGCAACGGTATCCAGCAGGCCGAATACCGTTGGCAGAACTGGGCCGACGGCAAGGTCGAGCGCAAGCACGTATTTTATCAGCGCGTCGGCCAGCGGATTCTGGCGGTGGGTTATTACTTGCCGCGCGCTTCGGCGGAGCAGGCCAAAGCACTGCTGGATAAGGCCGCAACGGACCTCGGTAAAGACGAGAAGGGTACGCTGACCGCGGTCAATTCGCTCAAGGGCGGCTATCTGCAGGATGACCTGTATGTGTTCGTGGTTGACCTCAACACCCGACGCTACGTGGCGCATGGCACCAACCTGCGCCTGATCAACACCGACTTCACCAAGGTCAAGGACCCGGAAGGCAAACCGGTGGGCGAACCGATCCTGGCGCTGATCGGCAAGCAGGATGAAGGTGAATACGAATACCGCTGGAAAAACCCGGTGACCGGCAAGGTCGAGGACAAACACGCCTACCTGAAAAAGGTCGGGCATTTCCTCGTCGCGGTGGGTTACTACAGCCCTTGA
- a CDS encoding MDR family MFS transporter, which yields MTTLNPPETPKPAIRSVLVALMMAIFLGALDQTIVAVSMPAISAQFKDVSLLAWVISGYMVAMTVAVPIYGKLGDLYGRRKLMLFGMGLFTVASLFCGMAQSMEQLVLARILQGIGAGGMISVSQAIIGDIVPPRERGRYQGYFSSMYAVASVAGPVLGGYMTEYLSWRWVFLINLPLGLGAWWVARRNLRGLPIPQRKPVIDYLGTVLMIIGLTALLLGITEVGQGHSWRSSEVLGLLACAVLVLAAFVWHERRAREPLLPMHLFANRSALLCWCTIFFTSFQAISLIVLMPLRFQTVTGAGADSAALHLLPLAMGLPIGAYFAGRRTSITGRYKPQILTGAVLMPISILGMAFSPPEATLLSGVFMLLSGIAGGMQFPTSLVGTQNSVEQRDIGVATSTTNLFRSLGGAVGVALMSALLLALLQHSSFAHLASSSLLSEGHSGNVLLDGLNAAPGDAQHALRAELLVTFRHLLWVSTAVSLLGLAAAIAMPNNLLRGREHGAK from the coding sequence GTGACCACTCTGAACCCGCCTGAAACACCCAAACCGGCCATTCGCAGCGTGCTGGTCGCCTTGATGATGGCGATCTTTCTCGGCGCGCTCGACCAGACCATCGTCGCGGTGTCGATGCCGGCCATCTCTGCCCAGTTCAAGGACGTCAGCCTGCTGGCCTGGGTGATTTCCGGTTACATGGTGGCGATGACCGTGGCGGTGCCGATCTACGGCAAGCTTGGCGATCTGTACGGGCGGCGCAAACTGATGCTGTTCGGCATGGGCCTGTTCACCGTGGCTTCGCTGTTCTGCGGCATGGCGCAGAGCATGGAGCAACTGGTGCTGGCGCGCATTCTTCAGGGCATCGGCGCTGGCGGGATGATTTCGGTGAGTCAGGCGATCATCGGCGACATCGTGCCGCCGCGTGAACGGGGCCGTTATCAGGGCTATTTCAGCAGCATGTACGCGGTAGCGAGTGTTGCCGGGCCGGTGCTCGGCGGCTACATGACCGAATACCTGTCGTGGCGCTGGGTGTTTCTGATCAACCTGCCGCTGGGCCTCGGTGCCTGGTGGGTGGCACGGCGCAACCTGCGCGGTTTGCCGATACCGCAGCGCAAACCGGTGATCGACTACCTCGGTACGGTGTTGATGATCATCGGTCTGACCGCGCTGCTGCTGGGGATCACCGAGGTCGGTCAGGGCCATTCGTGGCGCAGCAGCGAAGTGCTCGGTCTGCTCGCTTGTGCGGTGCTGGTGCTGGCGGCGTTCGTCTGGCATGAACGGCGCGCGCGTGAGCCGTTGCTGCCGATGCACCTGTTCGCCAACCGCAGCGCCCTGCTGTGCTGGTGCACGATTTTCTTCACCAGTTTCCAGGCCATTTCGCTGATCGTGCTGATGCCGCTGCGCTTTCAAACTGTCACCGGTGCCGGCGCCGACAGCGCTGCGCTGCACTTGTTGCCGCTGGCGATGGGGCTGCCGATCGGCGCGTATTTCGCCGGCCGCCGCACCTCGATCACCGGCCGCTACAAACCGCAGATCCTGACCGGCGCGGTATTGATGCCGATCTCGATTCTCGGCATGGCGTTCAGCCCACCGGAAGCGACGCTGCTCAGCGGCGTGTTCATGTTGCTCAGCGGTATTGCCGGTGGCATGCAGTTTCCGACCTCCTTGGTCGGCACGCAGAATTCGGTCGAACAACGCGACATCGGCGTGGCCACCAGCACCACCAACCTGTTCCGCTCCCTCGGCGGCGCGGTGGGGGTGGCGTTGATGTCGGCGCTGCTGCTGGCGCTGTTGCAACACTCGAGTTTCGCCCACCTGGCAAGCAGTTCACTGCTCAGCGAGGGGCATTCGGGCAATGTCCTGCTCGATGGCCTCAACGCTGCTCCGGGGGATGCGCAGCATGCCTTGCGCGCAGAGCTGCTGGTAACGTTCCGGCATTTGCTGTGGGTGAGTACCGCGGTATCTCTGCTCGGGTTGGCGGCAGCGATTGCCATGCCGAACAACCTGCTGCGCGGGCGCGAACACGGCGCGAAATAA
- the pobA gene encoding 4-hydroxybenzoate 3-monooxygenase codes for MKTLKTQIAIIGAGPSGLLLGQLLHNAGIDTLILERQTPDYVLGRIRAGVLEQGMVELLRQARVSQRMDAEGLVHGGFELALDGRQVHIDLHALTGGKSVMIYGQTEVTRDLMAARREAGAPTIYQASNVVPHGMKSDEAFVTFEKDGETWRVDCDYIAGCDGFHGVARQSIPADCLKVFERVYPFGWLGILADTPPVHDELVYARHERGFALCSMRSPTRTRYYVQVPADDNVEDWSDERFWDELKNRLPSALAEKLVTGPSIEKSIAPLRSFVVEPMQYGRMFLVGDAAHIVPPTGAKGLNLAASDVSTLFNILLKVYRDGRTDLLEKYSEICLRRVWKAERFSWWMTSMLHRFDDHDAFNQRINAAELDYFVDSEAGRKTIAENYVGLAYEAIE; via the coding sequence ATGAAAACGCTGAAAACCCAAATCGCGATCATCGGCGCCGGCCCGTCCGGTTTGCTCCTCGGCCAGTTGCTGCACAACGCTGGCATCGACACCCTTATCCTCGAACGGCAAACGCCCGACTATGTGCTCGGGCGCATCCGCGCCGGCGTGCTTGAACAAGGCATGGTAGAGCTGTTGCGTCAGGCCAGGGTAAGCCAGCGCATGGACGCCGAAGGGCTGGTCCATGGCGGTTTCGAACTGGCCCTCGACGGACGCCAGGTGCACATCGACCTGCACGCTTTGACCGGCGGCAAGAGCGTGATGATCTACGGCCAGACCGAAGTCACCCGCGACCTGATGGCCGCTCGTCGGGAGGCCGGCGCGCCGACGATTTATCAAGCGAGCAATGTCGTTCCGCACGGCATGAAAAGCGACGAAGCGTTCGTCACTTTTGAAAAGGATGGCGAAACCTGGCGCGTCGATTGCGACTACATCGCCGGTTGCGACGGTTTCCACGGGGTCGCCCGGCAATCGATTCCGGCCGATTGCCTGAAGGTCTTCGAGCGGGTTTATCCGTTCGGCTGGCTGGGTATTCTTGCCGACACCCCGCCGGTACACGACGAGCTGGTTTACGCCCGTCACGAACGCGGTTTTGCCTTGTGCAGCATGCGTTCGCCGACGCGCACGCGCTATTACGTGCAGGTGCCGGCTGATGACAACGTTGAGGACTGGAGCGACGAGCGCTTCTGGGACGAGCTGAAAAACCGCTTGCCGAGCGCACTGGCGGAGAAACTGGTCACTGGTCCGTCGATCGAAAAAAGCATCGCGCCGCTGCGCAGCTTTGTCGTCGAACCGATGCAGTACGGGCGGATGTTTCTGGTCGGCGACGCCGCGCACATCGTCCCCCCTACCGGCGCCAAGGGCCTGAACCTGGCGGCCAGCGATGTCAGCACGCTGTTCAATATTCTGCTCAAGGTTTACCGCGACGGGCGCACCGACTTGCTGGAGAAGTACTCAGAAATCTGCCTGCGCCGCGTGTGGAAAGCCGAGCGCTTTTCCTGGTGGATGACCTCGATGCTGCACCGCTTCGACGATCACGATGCGTTCAACCAGCGCATCAACGCCGCGGAACTGGACTACTTCGTCGACTCGGAAGCCGGGCGCAAAACCATCGCAGAAAATTACGTCGGGCTTGCGTACGAGGCTATCGAATAG
- a CDS encoding helix-turn-helix domain-containing protein has translation MNKPELPSIPVFKLYGESLDWPTPDLLHCETISSRSREHEWEIKPHRHADLCQLLFVFKGQAELEIEGQRTQLQTPAIQVLPPLSVHGFRFSEDVEGFIVTLATPLINHLQAQLGDSVHALASAEHYPAGADGDYLNSLFSALQAEYNSHQPAREMLMHSLVSVIMVWVSRQAIVRHKASQRPQRQREYLNGFIQLVEETYRQHVKVEDLAHRLGISVSHLNGTCRELAGQPALQIMHERQLLEAKRLLTYTSMTIYEMSELLGFSDPTNFTRLFRRRVGISPKAFRDRLKAEQ, from the coding sequence ATGAACAAGCCTGAGCTGCCTTCGATTCCCGTGTTCAAGCTCTACGGTGAAAGCCTGGACTGGCCGACCCCTGACTTGCTGCACTGTGAAACCATTTCCTCACGCAGTCGCGAACACGAGTGGGAAATCAAACCCCATCGCCACGCCGATCTGTGCCAGTTGCTGTTCGTTTTCAAAGGTCAGGCAGAGCTTGAAATCGAGGGCCAGCGCACGCAATTGCAAACCCCGGCGATCCAGGTCCTGCCACCGCTGTCGGTGCACGGCTTTCGTTTTTCCGAGGACGTCGAGGGCTTCATCGTTACCCTCGCCACACCGCTGATCAACCACTTGCAGGCACAACTGGGCGATTCGGTGCACGCGCTGGCCAGCGCCGAGCATTACCCGGCCGGTGCGGACGGCGACTACCTCAACAGTCTGTTCAGCGCCTTGCAGGCCGAGTACAACAGCCATCAACCCGCGCGGGAAATGCTCATGCATTCGCTGGTCAGCGTGATCATGGTCTGGGTCAGTCGCCAGGCGATCGTGCGTCACAAAGCCAGTCAACGGCCGCAACGTCAGCGCGAATACCTCAATGGTTTTATTCAGTTGGTCGAAGAAACCTATCGCCAGCATGTAAAGGTCGAGGATCTGGCCCATCGCCTGGGCATTTCCGTCTCGCACCTCAACGGCACCTGCCGCGAACTGGCCGGGCAACCGGCGTTGCAGATCATGCACGAGCGCCAGTTACTGGAAGCCAAACGCTTGCTGACCTACACCAGCATGACCATTTACGAGATGTCGGAGCTGTTGGGGTTTTCCGACCCGACCAACTTCACACGCCTGTTCCGGCGTCGGGTGGGGATATCCCCGAAAGCGTTTCGTGATCGGCTGAAGGCCGAGCAGTAA